The DNA window ATATATCTACTTTTACAACTATGAGCGTATCCAATTAAAAACTAAACTGACACCATACGAAAAACGGTGTCAGTCTGCTTAATTTTATGAAATTCTGCGATAGGGCTTTTTATTTGTGTCCGATTAACGGGTATCAGTTCAATAATTCAGCAGGGGGTTTTGTTATGAAAATAAGTGCGTAGGGTCTATATTTGGAGCAATTAAAAAGTGTTTGACTTAGAGTTAACTCCAAGTGATAAGCTATTAAAGAGAGAAGTTAATTCAATTAAATAAAAATATAAAAGAAGAGAGGAATATGAAATGATGAATCTGAAAGATAAAAAGGGTTTGATAGCCTATTATTCTCGAAGGGGAAATAACTATGTCAGTGGAAGGATTGTAGATTTACCAATTGGCAATACTAAAACAGCTGCAAAGATGATTCTGGAAATAACTGAAGGAGATATGTTTCATATAGAAGCAGTCAAGCCATATCCTAAGGATTATACAGAAACAACAAAAATAGCACAAGACGAACTACATACCGATGCCAGACCAGAGCTTACCAACCATGTGCAAAACATGGATTCTTATGATGTGATATTCTTGGGCTATCCCAACTGGTGGGGAACGATGCCGATGCCGGTATTTACGTTCCTAGAACAATATGATTTTTCAGGAAAAACAATTGCTCCATTCTGTACCCATGAGGGAAGCGGATTAGGTCATAGTGAGAGAGATATTAAGAAGCTATGTCCTGAAGCAACTGTGCTGAAGGGGCTAGCTATTAATGGCTCCCGTGTGAGTGAAGCAAAAAAGGATATCGCAAATTGGCTGGATAAAGCGGAAATTCTATAGGAGCTGTAAGGCTTGACATATTTCAATATGAATATCAGGAGGAAAAAGCAATGACAATTGCTGAAGTGAGTAAGAAATTTGGCCTTTCACAAGATACACTGCGTTATTATGAGCGCATTGGATTGGTTCCCAGCATTGGCCGGAGCAAAAGCGGAATTAGAGATTATTCGGAAGAGGACTGCAGATGGATTGAATTTATCAAATGCATGAGGAACGCAGGTCTTCCGATTGAAGTGTTGATTGAGTATGTTACGCTGTTTCAAAAGGGTGATGAAACCATTGCTGCTAGAAAAGAACTTTTAACTGAGCAGCGTAAGCTATTAGCGGAAAAAATGGACGAGATGAAGAAGACGTTAGAACGCTTAGATTATAAGATTGAAAGTTATGAACGATTGGTGGTTGAAATTGAAAAAGAGCTAAAGAAATAGTCTACACACAAGGACATACCATCCCTGTGGAGTATTTTGCTGTTGGGTAGAGTAAAAATTAGAGCGAAAACTTTAAATTTTTTTATAAGATGTTAATATTAAATTAGCCACACTTATAATAAGATTATTGGTATAGTTAATCGTGATTGATAATCATCCAGTGAATAATGGCAGGTCTCATGACTTATACAATCAGACACCAATCCTGCCTTTGTTAATTTAGTTGCATAAATAATAGCTTCGATACCTCATTCTAAAAAGGTTAAGCTATCATAATCGCATATGAATAAAAAATAAAGCAAAACAGTCTATGTAAAAGGAAGGTGCAAATTTTGAGTAAAGTATACCTAATCAGAAATTCAGAATCCAATTATGAACAGCTTGGAAAAGACGCCTTGGAACTACTGAAAAAAATAGTATCAGAAACTGGGCATAGGTTTGAAAAAGAAGTGCCTATCAAGGTGCATTTTGGTGAAAAAGGGAATAAGACTTTTACTCCGGCAAGATGCTATGATGAAACCATAAACTATCTGAAAGAAAACGGAGTGTCTCCGTCCTATATAGAAACAAATGTCTTATATAGAGGGTCAAGGACTACTACAGAGAAGCATATTGAGACAGCAAAATCTCATGGCTTCACACAGATTCCAATTATCATAGCAGACGGAGATATTGGAACAGAGTACCATGAAATAGAAATTAATAAAGAGTATATACATAAATGCAAAATAGGTAAGGAATACGGAAATTACAAACAGTTTATTGTTATGAGCCATTTTAAAGGGCATGTAGCAGCGGGATTTGGTGGTGCGCTAAAGCAGCTTGCTATGGGCTTTGCTGCTAGAGGCGGGAAACTGGAACAGCATTCCGGAATATCCCCTGTGATAGATGAAGAAAAATGTATCTCTTGTGGTATTTGCGTGAATAAATGCAACTATGGTGCTATCCAAACCCCAGACACTGCCGTAATTGATGAAAGCAAATGCATTGGCTGCGCAGGAGGTATTGCTGTTTGCCCTCAAGGTGCAATTGAAAACACTTGGGGAGGATCATATTTTCTTGAGAAGCTTTCAGAGTATGCCTACGGAGCTTCAAAAGATAAGGATATCATATACATTACCTTCGTTCACAATATCACCAAGGAGTGTGACTGTGCTGGTACGCATATGAAGCCAATTGCGGCTAATATTGGCATTCTTGCCGGAAAGGATCCTGTTGCCTTAGATACAGCATGCCTGGACATGGTTCAGAGAAACAGCGGAGAGAAGCTATTTGAAAAAGGTAGAAAATCTCTTCAACATGCAGAAAAAATTGGATTGGGCACAATGCAATATGAGCTTATTGAAATCAATGCCTGCTAATGGTTGCAGGTAAGATGTTTAAAAGGTTATTCAGTCTGAATATAAACATATGCTAACAAGAACACACCATCCATACAGAATCTGTCGCGAGGCTTGAGAGGCTGTAAGGCTTATAAATGAAGGGTTGCGGTGAATTGACGTCTTTAAGGTTTATTTCTTTGAAAAAAAAATTGCAAATGCAGACTATTTGTTCTCTTTTTCTACTGCTATAATGCAATAGTACATTAATCTGATTTGGAGGGGTATTATATTATCAAAGAAGGAATTGCCAAAGGAGGTAAACATATGAGCTCCTATGTGCTTGGTTTTCGGGACATTGACAAGACAAAAATCATGGTTGTTGGGGGGAAAGGCGCGAACCTGGGGGAACTTTCCAGGATTGAAGGAATACGCGTACCAGATGGCTTTTGTATTTCTACTGAAGCCTTTAAAAGAATCATTGGGGAAACGTCGTCGATTAACGAATTACTTGATCAGTTATCGCATCTTATGGTGGAAGACCGGGATAAAATCGGTGAACTTAGCGGTGAGATTCGCAGGGTCATGGTCGGGATAGCCATTCCTCAAGACATTAATGAAGAGATCACTCGCCTTCTCTCCAGGCTTGGAGAAAAAAATGCCTATGCAGTACGATCCAGCGCAACTGCAGAGGATTTACCGACGGCTTCCTTTGCAGGCCAGCAGGATACGTATTTGAACATTATCGGAAAGGAGGCAATCCTAAAGCATATCAGCAAGTGCTGGGCCTCGCTATTTACCGAGAGGGCAGTAATTTACCGCATTCAAAACGGCTTCGACCACCGTAAAGTCTACCTGTCTGTGGTTGTTCAGAAGATGGTCTTCCCGCAGGCGGCAGGAATTTTGTTTACTGCCGATCCCGTCACTTCTAACAGGAAGGTATTATCCATTGATGCCAGCTTCGGACTTGGTGAGGCCTTGGTCTCCGGCCTGGTTAATGCTGATATCTATAAAGTGCGTAACGGCAAGGTTATCGATAAGAAGATATCAGCCAAGAAGCTGGCTATTTATGCCTTAAAAGACGGCGGCACGAAAGAACAGGATATTGAGCCTGAGCAGCAGAATAGGCAAGCGCTGAGGTTTGAGCAGATTTTGCAGCTTGAGCACATGGGTAGAAAGATCGAAGAACATTTCGGCTGTCCCCAGGACATCGAATGGTGTTTGGCTGAGGATGCATTTTATATTGTCCAGAGCCGGCCAATCACTACCTTATACCCCATCCCTGAAGCGAATGATGAAGAAAATCACGTTTACGTATCTGTAGGGCATCAACAAATGATGACAGACCCCATGAAACCATTGGGACTGTCTATATTCCACTTAACATCTGTTGGACCCAGGTTTAAAGCTGGTGGAAGGTTGTTTGTTGATGTCACACATATGCTGGCTTCACCTGACAGCAGAAAAATGTTATTAGATGGCATGGGACAACACGATCCCCTCATGAAAGACGCACTCATGACCATAATAGAGCGAGGAGATTTCATTAAATCTTTACCAAATAATAAGCAAGAACAGAGTTCCGGTAAAAGCAATAAAAGTGCGTTGTCTGCAGACTCTCAAGCACAAATCGAAAACGACCCGACAATCGTTTCTGATTTGATTAAGAATAGTCAAACATCCATAGAAGAGTTAAAACAAAATATCCAAAGGAAATCAGGATCAGAGTTATTTGATTTTATTCTGGAAGATATCCAGATATTAAAGAAGATTTTATTTGACCCACAAAGTACAGCTGTATTTATGGCTGCTATAAATGCTTCATCATGGATCAATGAAAAAATGGACGAGTGGTTAGGTGAAAAAAACGCAGCAGACACGCTTTCTCAATCTGTACCAAACAATATTACGTCGGAAATGGGACTGGCGCTATTGGATGTCGCAGATGTGATTCGTCCTTATCCACAAGTAATTGATTATTTACAGTATGTAAAAGATGATAAGTTTTTGGATGAACTGGTTAAGTTTGATGGTGGACAGGAAACCCAAGACGCTATCTATGCTTATCTTAACAAATACGGAATGCGATGTGTGGGAGAAATCGATATTACTAAAACTCGTTGGAGCGAAAAACCAGCTACACTTGTCCCCATGATTCTCAGTAACATCAAAAACTTTGAGCCTAATGCCAGCAATCGGAAATTTGAACAAGGGCGACAGGAAGCTTTCAAAAAAGAGCAAGAGTTATTAGATCGATTGAAGCAATTACCGGATGGTGAACAAAAAGCCAAAGAAACAAAACGAATGATCGACCTAATCCGGAATTTCATCGGTTATCGTGAATATCCAAAATACGGCATCGTTAGTCGCTACTTTGTTTATAAGCAGGCTTTACTGAAAGAAGCCGAACAACTCGTACAAGCCAACGTTATTCAAGAAAAAGAAGATATATACTATCTCACTTTTGAAGAACTTCGCGAAGTCGTACGCACAAATAAACTGGATTATCCGATCATCAGCAAAGGTCAAGATGAGTACAAATTATATGAAAAACTAACTCCACCACGTGTTATCACGTCTGACGGTGAAATCGTTGCAGGTGAGTACAAACGGGAAAATATTCCGGCTGAAGCTATTGTAGGCCTGCCTGTTTCTTCCGGAGTTATAGAAGGACGGGCACGTATCATCTTAAACATGGAAGATGCTGATCTGGAAGATGGAGATATATTAGTCACCTCCTTTACTGACCCTAGCTGGACACCATTGTTTATATCCATAAAAGGCCTAGTCACCGAAGTTGGCGGACTGATGACCCATGGAGCAGTTATCGCACGTGAATATGGCTTACCAGCAGTTGTTGGAGTGGAAAATGCTACCAAACTGATAAAAGATGGACAGAGAATCCGGGTGAATGGAACGGACGGATATGTAGAAATACTATAAAGTGGGGAAGATGTTATCTTCCTCCTGGAGAATTAAATAAAAGATGAAAGCTAGGAAGGCGGCCCAATCAGGGTCGCTTTCTCAGACGGAAAAAAGTAATTACATGAGTCAATTTCATAATGTTGTCAATAGCTAAAGATTAGTCCTCCAGAGCATCTAGATGGCGGGATAATAAGCCCAGTTTAACTTTTTACACGCAAACGTTTGAAATTAAAAAGCATTCCGCCAAGGCCCTACCAGACTCTAGCGGCATCTTTTTTGTATCCTCAAGGCATGTGGAGGTGACAGTGAAACTTGTCAGAGGGTAATAGGTGATATGTTTTCGTGTTTACTCTATCCATGTGGAGACAGTTGTACTTTTACGCAAAACTAATTAAGGAAAAGCTAGTAAAATTAAAGAATTCTGGTTCTACCGCGTGCATCTTGAAAACTTCAAATAGCCAAAATGATAAGAAATCCATATATGAGTTAACTAATCAATTTTATTTTTATAAGATAATTCATGAATTTTCTAAGGCAAATATTCCAGATGCTCGCGTAAACAAGTGAAAATGAGAAAAAAATTAAAAAAGTTAAAGGAGTTGATAACGAACTGGTTAAATCTACAAACGCCGAAATACCTACTATATAAGTTAAAAATATCATCCCAAGAGATAATGTTATGCTTGAAAATAATATAGAAATTATTATTCCCTTACTATAAAGCAATGTTCCGATAACAATACCTAGTAGCCCGGTGGTAAAAAGCAGGATTATTGTCTCCTGCACACTAACTATAGCAAGAATTAATGCGGAAGATAAAAATACAGTAAAACCAAGAGAAATATTAGAAACAGCAGCTATCGCAATAGGTAATGTACTTAATGGACTTAAGGCCAATCCAATCGCGGGTAAAAATATAGGTGCTGATTGGAATAGTACAGCTATTGCTGTTAATATGCCTCCAATACATATAAACCTGCCTATATTCATTTTTTTCAATTTAATATACCTCCAGTAAACGCTTTCATCATTTACATTAAATCAGTTTCAAAATTGACGATGGAACATGATTACTCTCTCTTATTTGTTTTATATTTCGATTCAATAAATCCTAGAAAGGGATTTATATGGTATTAAGTCTAATTTTATAGTTATGAATTATGGAACAATTTCAAAAACAGTACCTTGGTTAAAATCAGTCACATTCATAGAGCCATAAACCCCTAAATATAGTCTGGTTTGATCCGGATTCGTTCCCAAACTAACATAAAAAGCTGATTGAGACGCAAAATTATAATCGGTTTCAATAACACTAAGATCATTTAGTTTACAATCTGTTCTTACCCTGGTATAAGCTAAAACCCCTCTAACGGTCGGTTGAGATACTCCATCCCGGGCAAGATCGGTAAACACAACGCTTCCCTTTAAATCGGGGATTCCATTCCCCATATATGACTGGACTCCTGTAAGTGCAGTTCCTCCAAACTTATTGGGTCGGGGATCTTTATGAAAATAACTAGTTAGAGGCTGAAGACGATGCACTGAAGTTTTTACTGCTTCATTGTAATAAGCAATTGTTTTCTCATCCAAAGTCGGACTTGCAGAGCAGCCCCTTATAATCGAAGCAGGAAAAGCGCCTTCCCACCCTCGCCAGCCAAAGTTAATAAATCCTTCTTGGTCAGGTTCAGATTTCATTAAAGAAGCTTGAATAAGCTGAGTAACCGGTATTGGTTTATAATGAACGAATGAAAAAATCGACTCTACCAGATCCTGTCCGACATTTCCCACATATTTGATATACTGATCATAAAACCTTTGAAATGAAATGCCAGGTATATTGCGAACCCCTTTGGCAATTACCGTAAGCGTTTCCTGAATAGGTACGGGGAGTTCATTAAAACGTGTAACTACTGGTGGATTATCGATAAATGTATTCTTAACTACATCAATTTCAATTATTTTACCGGCGATTTCCATATCATCCTGGCTTAAATTAAATGGATCATAGCCTAATCCACCATCTCCGGTTGTTAAAATAAGTTTTCCTGTTTCAGGTGAAAAGTTTAAGCTATTGACACCATTATGATTAAAAAATGGTCTTCTTAAATTAAGTAATGTCCGCCGTTTTTGAGGTTGACCATTCGATTGTAAAATCCATTCTTCAACTGTATCAATATGATCATATTGAATTTCTCTATTTAGCCACTTTAGGTTTAAGGTTCTGGGGTCACACGGATTAGGCTTAAAAAATTCAGGAAGAGCACCTGGACCTTGTGTTCCAGCTACTGAATAATGAAGATAAAACAGACCGTTATAATAAAATTCGGGATGAAACGCTAGCCCTATCAATCCCCGTTCATCATATCCACCACCAGAAACACCTAGTTTAATGATTCGCGGGCGAATATCTAAAAAAGTCCCTATAACTCCGTTTCCTATGTAAAAGATCTCTCCTACCTGGGTTGCAATAAATAATCTTTCGATTGAGTCACCCGGAAGTATAGTTGCTTTCAAAACAGTGGGTAAATTTATCTTACTAACAATGGGCCGTAAACTAACTTTAACTTTTGCCAACTAACTTCACACTCCTTCTTATTGTTTTCTTTTATAACGAGTAGGGGCATCTGTTCCACATTAATTTGTTATGCCCCGTAAGCGAGTTTCATAAAAGGCTTCCTTAATCGTTAAAATGCTTAAATAGAAGCCTTTTTTATAAGAATATGATTAGAACTGTTCTATTAGTACCAAATTGGGGCAGGGGAATCTGATAATGCATCGCACCATTTTCCGCATCAGCATCGGAGGAATCCAGGGCGTTCATCATTTTTATCTGCTCAAGGCACGTAGAAGTGATAGCGAAACTTGTCAGAGTGTAATAGGTGGTATGTTTTCGTGTTTACTCTATCCA is part of the Clostridia bacterium genome and encodes:
- a CDS encoding flavodoxin codes for the protein MMNLKDKKGLIAYYSRRGNNYVSGRIVDLPIGNTKTAAKMILEITEGDMFHIEAVKPYPKDYTETTKIAQDELHTDARPELTNHVQNMDSYDVIFLGYPNWWGTMPMPVFTFLEQYDFSGKTIAPFCTHEGSGLGHSERDIKKLCPEATVLKGLAINGSRVSEAKKDIANWLDKAEIL
- a CDS encoding MerR family transcriptional regulator, which gives rise to MTIAEVSKKFGLSQDTLRYYERIGLVPSIGRSKSGIRDYSEEDCRWIEFIKCMRNAGLPIEVLIEYVTLFQKGDETIAARKELLTEQRKLLAEKMDEMKKTLERLDYKIESYERLVVEIEKELKK
- a CDS encoding DUF362 domain-containing protein — protein: MSKVYLIRNSESNYEQLGKDALELLKKIVSETGHRFEKEVPIKVHFGEKGNKTFTPARCYDETINYLKENGVSPSYIETNVLYRGSRTTTEKHIETAKSHGFTQIPIIIADGDIGTEYHEIEINKEYIHKCKIGKEYGNYKQFIVMSHFKGHVAAGFGGALKQLAMGFAARGGKLEQHSGISPVIDEEKCISCGICVNKCNYGAIQTPDTAVIDESKCIGCAGGIAVCPQGAIENTWGGSYFLEKLSEYAYGASKDKDIIYITFVHNITKECDCAGTHMKPIAANIGILAGKDPVALDTACLDMVQRNSGEKLFEKGRKSLQHAEKIGLGTMQYELIEINAC
- the ppsA gene encoding phosphoenolpyruvate synthase, which codes for MSSYVLGFRDIDKTKIMVVGGKGANLGELSRIEGIRVPDGFCISTEAFKRIIGETSSINELLDQLSHLMVEDRDKIGELSGEIRRVMVGIAIPQDINEEITRLLSRLGEKNAYAVRSSATAEDLPTASFAGQQDTYLNIIGKEAILKHISKCWASLFTERAVIYRIQNGFDHRKVYLSVVVQKMVFPQAAGILFTADPVTSNRKVLSIDASFGLGEALVSGLVNADIYKVRNGKVIDKKISAKKLAIYALKDGGTKEQDIEPEQQNRQALRFEQILQLEHMGRKIEEHFGCPQDIEWCLAEDAFYIVQSRPITTLYPIPEANDEENHVYVSVGHQQMMTDPMKPLGLSIFHLTSVGPRFKAGGRLFVDVTHMLASPDSRKMLLDGMGQHDPLMKDALMTIIERGDFIKSLPNNKQEQSSGKSNKSALSADSQAQIENDPTIVSDLIKNSQTSIEELKQNIQRKSGSELFDFILEDIQILKKILFDPQSTAVFMAAINASSWINEKMDEWLGEKNAADTLSQSVPNNITSEMGLALLDVADVIRPYPQVIDYLQYVKDDKFLDELVKFDGGQETQDAIYAYLNKYGMRCVGEIDITKTRWSEKPATLVPMILSNIKNFEPNASNRKFEQGRQEAFKKEQELLDRLKQLPDGEQKAKETKRMIDLIRNFIGYREYPKYGIVSRYFVYKQALLKEAEQLVQANVIQEKEDIYYLTFEELREVVRTNKLDYPIISKGQDEYKLYEKLTPPRVITSDGEIVAGEYKRENIPAEAIVGLPVSSGVIEGRARIILNMEDADLEDGDILVTSFTDPSWTPLFISIKGLVTEVGGLMTHGAVIAREYGLPAVVGVENATKLIKDGQRIRVNGTDGYVEIL
- a CDS encoding PQQ-dependent sugar dehydrogenase, which translates into the protein MAKVKVSLRPIVSKINLPTVLKATILPGDSIERLFIATQVGEIFYIGNGVIGTFLDIRPRIIKLGVSGGGYDERGLIGLAFHPEFYYNGLFYLHYSVAGTQGPGALPEFFKPNPCDPRTLNLKWLNREIQYDHIDTVEEWILQSNGQPQKRRTLLNLRRPFFNHNGVNSLNFSPETGKLILTTGDGGLGYDPFNLSQDDMEIAGKIIEIDVVKNTFIDNPPVVTRFNELPVPIQETLTVIAKGVRNIPGISFQRFYDQYIKYVGNVGQDLVESIFSFVHYKPIPVTQLIQASLMKSEPDQEGFINFGWRGWEGAFPASIIRGCSASPTLDEKTIAYYNEAVKTSVHRLQPLTSYFHKDPRPNKFGGTALTGVQSYMGNGIPDLKGSVVFTDLARDGVSQPTVRGVLAYTRVRTDCKLNDLSVIETDYNFASQSAFYVSLGTNPDQTRLYLGVYGSMNVTDFNQGTVFEIVP